The sequence CCGCCCGCGCGGGCGAGCAGATCCGCGGCTTCCTCGGCCGGCACGCCGGCCACGGCCGCCAGGATGCGCGCGGCGCGGCCCCGCAGCTTCTCGTTGGAGGCCTGGAGGTCCACCATCAGGTTGCCGTAGCACTTGCCCAGGCGCACCATCGCGCCGGTCGATAGGATGTTGAGCGCCACCTTGGTCGCGGTGCCGGCTTTCATGCGGGTGCTGCCCGAGAGCACCTCCGGGCCCACGATCGGCGCGATCACCAGGTCGATGTGCTCGCGCTCCTGCCCGGGGTTGCAGGTGATCAGCAGCGTGGCGCAGCCGAGTTTCTTCGCGCAGCGCAACGCCCCGTCCACGTAGGGAGCGCCGCCCGAGGCCGACAGGCCGACCACCGTATCGTAGGGAGTGGGGTTGTTGCTCATGAGGTCGGCGGCGCCCTGCTTCCAGTCGTCCTCGGCGCCCTCGACGGCCCGCACCAGGGCTTCGGGGCCCCCGGCGATCAGGCCGTGCACCAGACCCGGCGGCGTCGAGAACGTGGGCGGGCACTCCGAGGCATCCAGCACGCCCAGGCGGCCCGACGTCCCGGCGCCC comes from Candidatus Tanganyikabacteria bacterium and encodes:
- the murQ gene encoding N-acetylmuramic acid 6-phosphate etherase codes for the protein MDALSPADLAELMAEEEYAIARAIEAVVPQLGEAVALVAARMSQGGRLFYLGAGTSGRLGVLDASECPPTFSTPPGLVHGLIAGGPEALVRAVEGAEDDWKQGAADLMSNNPTPYDTVVGLSASGGAPYVDGALRCAKKLGCATLLITCNPGQEREHIDLVIAPIVGPEVLSGSTRMKAGTATKVALNILSTGAMVRLGKCYGNLMVDLQASNEKLRGRAARILAAVAGVPAEEAADLLARAGGSVKVAIAMRRAGLDAEAARAALDRTGGSLRAILGD